The following proteins are encoded in a genomic region of Cryptomeria japonica chromosome 11, Sugi_1.0, whole genome shotgun sequence:
- the LOC131068318 gene encoding leucine-rich repeat receptor-like protein kinase PXC1: MAAPLLLLMLVTLTSITTSIVPVSSISVNDTEVLLEFKALADSHQLLNWSTSDACRDKWQGITCENGRVFFVSLSNYNLRGPIDPLGRLDQLRLLNLQSNRLNGSLDALSHCSNLKLVYLSSNDFSGSIPPEFSLLKRLLRLDLSNNNLHGQIPSGFRNLSRLLTLELQNNILTGPVPDLSFLTQFNVSNNQLSGEISQNLVQKFSSSAFIGNAGLCGKSPPFSACPVLVPSNPSPDPDPNPGSIPSPKKGSKTLSTGAIVAIVVGDAAVLILIALVFVAYYWRKYAREARINRKSGVEKTDFSGAGTPEMERSKLVFFDRKKQFELEDLLRASAEMLGKGSFGTAYKAVLDDGCVVAVKRLKDVSPLARKDFEQHMEMIGKLRHPNIVKLRAYYYAKEEKLLVYDYLPNGSLYSLLHGNRGPGRTPLDWTTRISLVLGAARGLSYIHEEYGSLRVPHGNIKSSNILLDKNGNACISDFGLALLLNSSHVSTRLAGYRAPEQNETKKLSQKADVYSFGVLLLEILTGKAPVHYHSQEEGVDLPKWVQSIVREEWTAEVFDLELMRYKNIEEEMVSMLQIALTCVSQSPEQRPKMSEVVKMIEDIRVEQSPHGEWDESHSVSPSISEDIVNSY; encoded by the exons ATGGCTGCTCCATTACTACTACTGATGTTAGTAACTCTAACTAGCATTACTACTAGTATTGTTCCAGTGTCTTCAATATCTGTCAATGATACGGAGGTGTTGTTGGAATTCAAGGCCCTCGCAGATTCTCACCAGTTATTGAACTGGAGCACCAGCGACGCTTGCAGAGACAAATGGCAGGGAATAACCTGCGAAAATGGCAGAGTTTTCTTTGTTTCGCTGAGCAATTACAATTTACGAGGACCCATCGACCCACTTGGCCGCCTCGATCAGCTCAGGCTCCTTAACCTGCAATCCAACCGCCTTAATGGCTCCCTGGATGCTCTGTCTCACTGTTCTAATTTAAAACTGGTTTATTTGAGCTCTAATGATTTTTCGGGTTCGATTCCCCCCGAGTTTTCTCTCCTTAAGCGCTTGCTTCGCCTTGACCTTTCTAACAACAATTTGCACGGCCAGATCCCTTCTGGGTTCCGCAATCTTTCGCGTCTCTTGACGCTCGAGTTGCAGAATAACATTCTGACAGGACCCGTGCCTGATTTGAGCTTTTTGACGCAGTTCAATGTGTCCAACAATCAGCTTTCCGGCGAAATTTCGCAGAATTTGGTTCAAAAATTCTCGTCCTCGGCTTTTATTGGCAATGCGGGGCTATGCGGTAAATCGCCCCCTTTTTCTGCTTGTCCGGTTCTTGTGCCTTCGAACCCTAGTCCAGACCCTGATCCCAACCCGGGTTCGATTCCCTCTCCAAAAAAGGGTAGTAAGACATTGAGCACAGGCGCTATTGTGGCCATTGTTGTGGGTGATGCTGCTGTGCTCATTTTAATAGCGCTTGTTTTTGTTGCCTACTATTGGAGAAAGTATGCGCGAGAGGCGAGGATTAACAGAAAGAGTGGGGTCGAAAAGACGGACTTTTCTGGTGCCGGCACGCCTGAAATGGAGAGGTCTAAATTGGTGTTTTTTGACAGAAAGAAGCAGTTTGAGCTGGAAGATTTGCTGAGAGCTTCTGCGGAGATGTTGGGTAAAGGGAGCTTTGGGACTGCTTACAAGGCTGTCCTTGATGATGGCTGCGTTGTTGCTGTCAAGAGACTGAAAGATGTGAGTCCGCTGGCTAGGAAGGATTTTGAGCAGCATATGGAGATGATTGGGAAGCTTAGGCATCCCAATATAGTCAAGCTGAGGGCTTATTATTATGCAAAAGAGGAGAAGCTTCTTGTGTATGATTATCTGCCCAATGGGAGCCTCTATTCGCTTCTGCACG GGAATCGAGGTCCTGGAAGGACACCTTTGGACTGGACTACACGTATCAGTTTGGTTTTAGGAGCTGCCCGAGGTCTTTCTTATATCCATGAGGAGTATGGATCCTTAAGGGTTCCACATGGCAACATTAAGTCCTCCAATATTCTTTTGGACAAAAATGGTAATGCGTGCATTTCTGATTTTGGACTTGCTCTCCTCCTTAACTCTTCTCATGTATCAACTAGATTGGCAGGATATAGAGCACCTGAACAGAATGAGACCAAAAAGTTGTCACAAAAAGCTGATGTTTATAGCTTTGGTGTCTTGCTGCTTGAGATTCTGACTGGAAAAGCCCCTGTACATTATCATTCTCAAGAGGAAGGAGTTGATCTCCCAAAATGGGTTCAGTCTATAGTTCGTGAGGAATGGACAGCAGAAGTGTTTGATCTCGAATTGATGAGGTACAAGAACATTGAAGAAGAGATGGTTTCTATGTTACAGATTGCTCTGACCTGTGTCTCACAGTCACCTGAGCAGCGCCCCAAGATGAGCGAAGTTGTTAAGATGATAGAGGATATAAGGGTCGAGCAGTCTCCACATGGCGAGTGGGATGAGTCCCACTCTGTTTCTCCTTCTATCTCAGAAGATATTGTAAACAGTTACTGA